The Cottoperca gobio chromosome 8, fCotGob3.1, whole genome shotgun sequence genome contains the following window.
ACAGTGATGAGGACCAGTGCTCTGTTGTCAgaaggggaaagagagacaCTCGAGATAACCCCATGATTCAAAAGGtaccataataataatttaaaatccacttttaaaataatatttaatagtgTGGAAAGCCTGACCCTGGTCTTGTCCCTGTTCAGACAAAGAAGGTGGAGAGAGATGAAGCATCGTCCAGTGAAaatgaaggagaaaaagagcagaagaaggTCACTGTTGCTTACAAGTCCACACGATCGGCAGTGAGTtgagacttttctttcttattgcATTTTTATAAGAGAGACAGGAACCATAAAGTGCAATGGTTTGAATCCTCCTGTCAGGGAAAGTGAAGGAGAAGCACATTTCTCTGTTGTGAGCAAAGTAAGTAACCTCCAGctactggagctgctgagtGTTCTCCATCTGCatccatgtttgttgttgttgttgttgttgttgttgtgaagcCACGATCTGTTGACTAGAAATATTTCTCACTTTCTGCTATTCGCTCAATCTTGCCCCAAACAAGAAAGCAGAGGGACCCGAGGACATGGGTGCAACGGCTACATACGAGCTGGACACCGAGAGAGACAACGACGCTCAGGCGATCTTTGAGAGGAGTCAGAAAATCCAAGAGGTAAAGAAGATTACACATTTGCTAAATGTTACAATTGAATCTACATTTAGAagtgtttctttttacatttaaacaatgttttcttgttaAATATGCAGTTTGGGCATAGAACCAAACATATTTCTcaattgatttttaaatgatgtataaCTGCACCACACCTGAAATATCAACTCTGTTTAGATATTTCCTCACAAACCTTTTCATTAGGGTGAAAACTAGCAATTTATGCACACAGTTTTTCTGCCAAATAATTCAGACTGGAAGCTACAAGTCGAGGCACAAACAGAAACCGAACACATAACCTCCTCGGCGAAGGTAATAATAAAGTTTCGCACTGACTGGACGATCCTTTTGTTTCCCTCCTTCGACAGGAGCTGACGGGCAAAGAAGACGATAAGATCTACCGCGGAATTAACAATTACCAGAAATTCATCAAGCCTAAAGATACCACCATGGGCAATGCCTCCTCTGGCATGGTCAGGTGAGCGCTGAGCCGAGACGTATTCAGCCATGAATTCTAATTTGTAATCAATTAGTGatgaaacaattattttataaacagaAAGGGACCAATCCGAGCCCCTGAACACCTGAGAGCCACAGTCAGGTGGGACTACCAGCCGGACATCTGCAAAGACTACAAGGAGACTGGGTTCTGTGGTTTTGGAGGTGGGTGTGAGATTTGTGCCGATACAATATCAAAGTCATCTGTTGAATAACTAAAACTCTTTTAACATCTTGACCATTCACGTTAGTGTTCATCTCTTCTGCTATTAGACAGCTGCAAGTTCCTCCACGACAGGTCGGACTACAAACATGGCTGGCAGATTGAGCGGGAACTGGAAGAGGGCAGATATGGAGCCAATGGTGAGTTCAGGAGGCGGATTTCATGTCCGGGTTTGTTTTGTGCCTGCGTCAACATTTCCTGAACAATGCTGTACTTTAATTTAGATGAGGAGAACTACGAGGTGAGCAGTGACGATGAAGATTTGCCCTTCAAGTGCTTCATCTGCAGGGATTCCTTCAAGAACCCCATCATCACGAAGTAAGCCTCTTTTCCTCGGCTTCTTCTTCACCGTGTATTACCAGTTGCAATGTGTTAACCAGTGAAATGTCTCCCAGGTGTAAGCACTACTTCTGCGAAACCTGTGCTCTTCAGCATTACCGCAAGTCCAAGCGGTGCTATGTGTGCAACACTCAAACCAACGGTGTTTTCAACCCTGCTAAAGGTAAGCAGACCTTTGAGAGGGGGTAAGCAGACCTTTGAGAAGGGGGGGGAATCAGGGCTGTActcaatgtcttttttttttttttttttttacattcaaagcttctattgagggtttttttttttttaaatgaagctttgaatatcTGTCCTCATATTTAATGACATCACCCTACACAAATAGGGGGTGTATTGTGGTTGTATAAAGTCAGGTACGTGCAGCAAGCGGGAGAGCAAACTGTTTTTATTGCAGTGAAAATGTGGTTTTTGAAAAGCTAAACCCGACATGGATCGAAGCAGAATATTTTTTGttggattaaaaacatttgtgcatGGTTTCTTTTTCCAATAAAGTTATACTTTTAGACTTTACAACGCACTGGAGTTATTGtgcatttacataataatattcaagctgcagaaacacagggTTTAAACAGGAATGACAAAAAAGCTCTTATGCAGTCAAATGATTTAGTTTGAATGTCAACGCGCTAGAAATAAACTACTAAGAAATTCATGTGATGAATGCAACATAATGATTCCCTTCAACTCGTTCCCTCTATTAATTTCCTGTTATTCCAGATTTgatggtgaagatggagaaACGCAATGCTGCCGCCGCAGACCAGCCGCCATCAGATGAGGAGGATCAGTAACATCTGAGCATGTTATGCGTTTGTCTGTGTACATTTGGAATAAAAttaccctttttctttttagacAGTTAACTGCCTCACTGTGTCGTCCCATcaagttaaaaacattaaagtgaatgttTATTGTTAAAAGTCAAGTTTGACATTTGCAACATTTTGCTTTGCCCTCACTTTCAGTGTACatgcagacaaaacaagcacCAATGGAACGTTCACTTCTAACATAAGTCACATAACAGCCAGAATAAGATCAAGGAAAATACAAACTGCTCGGAGGGTTAAACTAAACAGATGTAATGCTTTAACCTGTGCAACAAACGTGATGTGAGGTGTAGTTTACACTAACACAAGCAGAGAGCTAAGAAATGTGTATACATGCTGTAGTCGAAACCTTCCATCGGGTGTAGAGAGGGCTGGTGTGCCCCCTGATGGTGGTCTCGCTGAGCAGATGGGCCACATCCAGCAGTCATGTTCTGAGAGTCCCCTTTGAATATTTAGAAGCAGCTTCCCTCTGATCCACTTGAGAATCTTTAGGTCTCGTCGACATCTACTTCCATAGATCCTCCTCTGAAACCTCAGTAACAGCATGAGCACTAGAggagtcctgtgtgtgtgtgtgtgtgtgtgtgtggtgtgtgtgtgagagacggaGGCCATCAGTGCAAGAGTCTGTGCATATCTAGAGCACAGACGCATGTGAGAGACATCAAAAAGAGGCAAGATGGCTACTAGCTTTTAACCTCTGTCTGAGAACAGCAACTCCTTTTAGTTTGagatttaaattatttacaaGAGGACcattacaaaaacaattctCGTCCATGCTCGGAGACTTTTCCATCACAATCCCAGAAGCGTCTCCCCGCCTAGTCGTCCACTGTCAGAAGTCCCAGTCGTCCACCTCCAGGTGGCTGAGACCCGACTCCAGACTGGCCAGTCCAGAGGGAGAGTCCTGCTGCTGGGAGCCATCGAAGGTGGTGATAGGCGACACGGGCCGCAGCAGCTCAGGCAGCGCCTCTGAGGGCCGCCGTTTGAtctgagagaggaaaaaaaataacatttggagGACAATAATTTAATGTcactatacagtaaatgtacaaaacCCCGCCTCTAACgccaacatttgttttgttgtaccAGAGGTAACGAGTACCACGGTGACATAATAAAAGAGTACATCATGAGTGATGAAGTCAGGATTAACCTGGTGATTCACACACCTGTTTGAAGAAGGGATGGCCTACGAGAGTTGTTGCAGAAGGtctgaaaaggaaaagaaacatcGTCTTGAACCTAAATATTCTACAACATGTCCTATACAATAGTTCTAACAGGTACTACTTCTACTTTCCCTTTAAGTATTAAGAAGAGAAAAGGCCAACCTCTTTTCCGGGTCTCGCTGGAGACACAGCTCGACAAAGGCGTGGAAGTGCGGGGAGAACGTCCGGTTGTAGGGGTGTCCTCCCGACgaggaggagggctctccgttAGAGTGGCGAGCACTTCCGGCTCCTGGCCCCTCGCAGATCCCGGAGTCGGCCCCAGAGCGAGACGGTTTCATTGACAGCTCCTCTGGTGGGATAGTGGTGGTGTCCAGCAAACAGGGCACAGTCCCATTTAGCTTCTCCAGCAGCATCTGTGGGAGTGAAGTGAAGTTAGTTCACTCTTTAGCGTTAATGCAAAAAGAGCAGATCCCAATCACATTGCGTGATCGGTCCTTTGGCGTTGGCGGAGCTCTtcgctctctgagtgcccttcgTGTTTGTCACTCAATTACTGTGCTACAAACAGATGATGTGATGCGGAGGAACCGGTAGGGAGGTGCTAGGTTTCTTCTCACCTGTGTAGCTGGCATGTCTTTGAAGGGCACATGTCCGTTTGCCAGTTCACAGGCTGTGATGCCGAGGCTGTAGATGTCTGACCGAGAGTCGTAGCCCTCCAGGTTCTgaggaaaaacacatcacatcaaTGTCCTTTGAATCCTGCTGCTAAATGCATCATGGAGAACTGTGGCTGCAGAACAGCATTTCCATCACAGTATTATTTGATGCTGGCTTGTGGAGGAATGCAGGACTGTACCTGCTGCAGGAACCTCAGGGCTGAGCCAAGGCAGCACCTTGACGCTGTACTGGGGGAAGTCGTGCACAACTTTGGCCCTCTGGCCATGACGGATGAGACTGAAGATGCTCCGTAGACCTGACATGTAGACCTGTCCGTCAGCTGAGATCAACACATGGCTGGCCTTCACACTCCTGCACATGACCAAAGACAGATAAGACGCATGTGTTTGATTGGCCTGCAAACTCGCCTGACATGAACCCTATAGAGAATCTCTGGGGTAATGTCAAGAGGAAGACGAGAGACGCGAGACCCAACGATGCAGACGAGCTGAAGGCCGCTATCCAAGCAACCTGGGCTTCCATAACCCCTCAGTAGTGCCACAGGCTGatcgcctccatgccacgccgcattgatgcagtaattcatgcaaaaggaggcccaaccaagtactgagtgcagacgcatgaacatacttttcagaaggccgacatttctgtattaaaaatcctttttttatgtaatattctaattttctgagatactgatttttgtgttttcaaaactggaaaaggttttttttaatgtaaaaataccaaaaacaCCCAAAAAATGTATACGCgataaaacaaatgcataaaaaCTCAATGTGGAAGTGTATCTTACCGGTGCACGTATCCCATGTGGTGGATGTATTCAAGAGCTCTGAGTATTCCCAACAACAGGTATGCGATGGTCAGCTCATTCATACCATCAGCGAAATGTGAGCAGATCAGATCTCTGGCTGACCCTGAAAcaccatcaaacacacacatcaactaACACAACTTTACAACGTTTAATAAAATACAGCAACAGTTAGAATGTGGTTCTTACCATAAGCCATGAAGGGGGTGATGACCCACAGCTCATTCTCAGCTATAAAGATGCTCTTGTAGGGTACAATACTGGAGTGGTGAAACAACTTTGACACATGCAGTTCaccctggggggggggggggggaagagaaaaggaaataacATCTTATTATGTCATGAcgacaggcagagaggaagaggtgatTCAGAATCTAATTAGGGTTAAGAGGGTGAGCCGTAAAGACTGGAAAGTTAATGAGAGCACAGACTCGAGGGTTATGCAAAGACTACAGGAGAGCTGAGTCATGGCAGAGATGGGGTCGAGTGCTGATGCAGACCTGCAGGTAGGTGACCATGTCATTAGTGCACGGCTCCAAGTCGATCCTTCGGATGGCTACGTGCTCCCCGGTGGGTCTGTATCGAGCCAGGTTCACCGTCATCAAGTCGTCCAAGCCCCGGCCTAAAACAGACAGACTTTATAGCTTGGCAATAATACTATTTAGCTACTGTCCAGAAACTACAGTGAAAGAATAACATTTCAACACGATTCATTAGAGTGGCAATAGatcattttttttgcttttgctactgctactactactgctactcctactactgctactcctactactgctactcctactactgctactcctactgctactactgctgctgctgctgctgctactactactgctactgctactactactactgctgctactactactactgctactactactgctgctgctgctactactactactactgctactcctactactgctactcctactgctactactgctgctgctgctgctgctactactactgctactgctactactactactgctgctactactactactgctactactactgctgctgctactactactactactactactgctactacataTAAAGGCTTTCTGCTAATAAAAAACTGATTGAAACTTGTATCTTGAAATGAATCCACGCAGCCAAGTCCAGGTGTGCCATTGCCTCTACATACCGATAATGGTGAGGAGCTCATAGGAGCTGCTGTCAGGGAGGAAGCTGCCCATGGTGTCCCGACGTGGGAGGGAGGTCAGACTCTCCTGGCTCTCCTCATGGGCCTGAAAATAGAGGGTACAGGAAACAGAGCGACTGAAGACGGGCTGCGACACTTGACTTCACGGCTACAGTGCAGGACTGTGTTAAAGAACTTGTGAGAGACTACCGGAGGGTTGGTCATACACTACCGTTCAGAAGTTTGGAATCTTCTGCCCCAGAAGTTTGGTTTTGTACAGTGAGTTGTCTGACCATTTTTGAATTGCCCTTTATGCTTTTAAGTTTAAGTCCTCTTTACTAATAGATGTTATTTTGTAtgggtttgtttttgtacatgGAGAACAAAACGCTGTACAATGATTCAaccagaatgacaataaaaaggtcagaaagaGACAACGATACCTTTGAGCAACAGTTCAATAAGAATAGAAGAAATCTCCAGTCATTGAACAAACAAaggaacaaagaaacaaaggttcctgtttcagtgtcaagtgCACAATGATGTCTATAACAAGCTGGAATCAACAGCAAGAAGTTGCTTTAGCAAAGATATTCTGCAAACTTCacaatatgtattatttacatctgGTGTCTGAATTACACGATTTATTATCTATGCAGCCATTACTAAAGGAAAGGAGACAAACGTCAATACAACAGCTGATTCCAAACTTTTGAACGGTAGTTTATGAGCGAGAACTGTTAACAGATCAACAAAAGACAGGCGTGAAGGTGTGTTAGCGTGACCCCTGaccacagaaaagaaaagaaacaggcATTGGAAGACATTGATAACACATACTGGCAGTCAAAGCATCACCTGCGACATTTAAAGTGAATACAAGTGTCTACTGTAGGTCTACTAATTCAAACATATTCCAATACCATAAATGAACTCAATATAaaactgtgtgttgtttttatggcaaaaaacagaaacaatatatcAGTATTTGTGAAACAATAATAGCgtctataataatattataaacgCCCATGCAATCCTGTTTTTagtttcaaaatatatttatattttcagacatgtgcatcacaaacacatgtgGAGTTTATATTCTCCTGAATTCCATCTATTATATCACCATACAAATGATGGAAAGGGACAGATTGCAAAAGCAAGCTGTGGAGGCAAATGAAAGCAAGCtgaatatttaaattgtttCCTTGGTGACCAGAGTGAAGAcgcacattaaaacatttgaatagtGCACCTTCCTTGGAGCATAATTGTATCCTACGGGCCGGAGGGGGCTTCAAGATCAAGATCGGAGACACACGACTCGGGAAAATATCCTCAcagataaaagtaaaagttgttCCATGTGTGGATAGTTCTCTGGATGGAAAGCCTTTTGCCATTAATACACTTTCCAGACTTTACATTAAAACTGGCATGACGGCAAAGCCAAACATGCTGTGTCAGCAATCTGCTAAGGGAACATCTGTAAATATCTTATCACTTGGATTGTTGAATAAACTGCAATCGGGGTTGCCATGCATATAGCTGAACATATAGAACTCCATCTATCTACAGGCTGTGAGGACACACAGTGGCAGAGATTAAAGTGTGACAATATCAGTTCAACATCAACTCAACAACAAGCCTTCAGCACAGACGGGCAGTGTCAAAACACAAAATTAAGCTCTTAGTGAAGCGACACCAAAATCCAAAAAACAGTGCAGTTACCTGGA
Protein-coding sequences here:
- the strada gene encoding STE20-related kinase adapter protein alpha: MSFLRWVSEKLSVESLRDLDLFGEQAQGLSHRKAHEESQESLTSLPRRDTMGSFLPDSSSYELLTIIGRGLDDLMTVNLARYRPTGEHVAIRRIDLEPCTNDMVTYLQGELHVSKLFHHSSIVPYKSIFIAENELWVITPFMAYGSARDLICSHFADGMNELTIAYLLLGILRALEYIHHMGYVHRSVKASHVLISADGQVYMSGLRSIFSLIRHGQRAKVVHDFPQYSVKVLPWLSPEVLPQNLEGYDSRSDIYSLGITACELANGHVPFKDMPATQMLLEKLNGTVPCLLDTTTIPPEELSMKPSRSGADSGICEGPGAGSARHSNGEPSSSSGGHPYNRTFSPHFHAFVELCLQRDPEKRPSATTLVGHPFFKQIKRRPSEALPELLRPVSPITTFDGSQQQDSPSGLASLESGLSHLEVDDWDF
- the rnf113a gene encoding E3 ubiquitin-protein ligase RNF113A translates to MAESEEPKAGPCTFLFKKSTKKFHGRKRKASDSDKDGNSDEDQCSVVRRGKRDTRDNPMIQKTKKVERDEASSSENEGEKEQKKVTVAYKSTRSAKAEGPEDMGATATYELDTERDNDAQAIFERSQKIQEELTGKEDDKIYRGINNYQKFIKPKDTTMGNASSGMVRKGPIRAPEHLRATVRWDYQPDICKDYKETGFCGFGDSCKFLHDRSDYKHGWQIERELEEGRYGANDEENYEVSSDDEDLPFKCFICRDSFKNPIITKCKHYFCETCALQHYRKSKRCYVCNTQTNGVFNPAKDLMVKMEKRNAAAADQPPSDEEDQ